A stretch of Pseudoprevotella muciniphila DNA encodes these proteins:
- a CDS encoding McrC family protein yields MSKKNPIITYEFGTLYIEGQVHKEGDIPIEETTFNNLWDFILSNKATDDTDVIMSVHTRGGRKFIKTGRYVGTIQTKNGQVIEVLPKIFKASGQQEKDKVVCRSVFLNMLRHFTDIKARSFQNVTLSTKKGFPILEVYISNYINAVEQLVLGGLKKNYAPVEENQRFLKGKLDITKQITKNITNKARFAIKYNKYIEDIPQNRIIVTTLRKLISDSHSTTNKAHISVLLTILADIPSSPNIENDLRIASTSNRLFTSYDMLIKWSKQFLLNRGFTTFAGSYVNQSLLFQAERLFEDFVAYLFRKYAPTYNVDAQNTRFFLVDRHNGKRMFQLRPDILVETDKNSPKYECIIIDTKWKAIDSSRPDRHYLIDMKDMYQLYAYGQKYRQGQTKEIGLDVIPKLVLVYPYSEKFTEYLPEFVYEDIKDKIGLKLMVVPFDLTDPFTYEKQIHNIIHCLDVKPEIQPIYRYEYDWKDNTIPLVAAEPTPLYVQTMLVGCYRSKEHLEWIKQNRLYNIRLGDRNGAISKSGLVVSASRLLLYDYKNPKEYQIFELDSSNHIIAKNDLMKSKGYPDLKPDREYLLYVITQEVGVKPYFDVESLRQTYAPKLRKGSPFFVNL; encoded by the coding sequence GTGAGTAAAAAGAATCCCATAATAACTTATGAGTTTGGCACTTTGTATATAGAAGGTCAAGTCCATAAAGAAGGTGATATCCCTATAGAGGAAACCACCTTCAATAATCTATGGGATTTCATTCTTTCCAATAAAGCCACTGATGATACTGATGTAATAATGTCAGTACATACAAGGGGTGGTCGGAAGTTTATTAAAACTGGTAGATATGTTGGTACTATACAAACCAAGAATGGTCAGGTAATAGAAGTACTTCCTAAAATATTCAAGGCAAGCGGACAGCAAGAAAAGGATAAGGTTGTGTGTAGAAGCGTATTCCTGAATATGCTTAGACACTTCACCGATATAAAGGCGCGTTCTTTCCAGAATGTGACATTAAGCACCAAGAAGGGCTTTCCTATCCTTGAAGTGTATATCAGTAACTACATCAATGCAGTTGAACAATTGGTGTTAGGTGGTCTAAAGAAAAACTATGCCCCAGTAGAGGAAAACCAACGCTTCCTGAAAGGCAAATTAGACATAACAAAGCAAATAACTAAGAATATCACCAACAAGGCAAGGTTTGCCATCAAGTATAATAAATACATTGAAGATATTCCACAAAATAGGATTATTGTTACCACCCTTAGGAAGCTTATAAGTGACAGCCATAGCACCACCAACAAAGCACATATTTCAGTCCTACTTACAATATTAGCTGATATACCTTCAAGCCCCAATATCGAAAATGATTTGAGGATTGCAAGCACCAGTAATAGGTTATTCACATCCTATGATATGCTTATCAAGTGGAGTAAACAGTTCCTACTTAATAGAGGCTTCACCACTTTTGCTGGAAGTTATGTAAACCAATCCCTACTATTTCAAGCTGAAAGGCTATTTGAAGATTTTGTGGCTTATTTGTTCAGGAAATATGCCCCTACATACAATGTGGATGCCCAGAATACAAGGTTCTTCCTTGTGGATAGGCACAATGGGAAAAGAATGTTTCAGTTGCGCCCTGATATACTTGTGGAAACTGACAAGAATAGCCCAAAGTATGAATGTATCATCATAGATACCAAATGGAAGGCAATAGACTCTAGCAGACCAGACCGCCACTATTTGATAGATATGAAGGATATGTACCAATTGTATGCTTATGGGCAAAAGTATAGACAAGGGCAAACTAAAGAAATTGGTTTAGATGTGATACCAAAGTTGGTTTTAGTCTATCCATATTCTGAAAAGTTTACTGAATACCTTCCTGAATTTGTTTATGAAGATATAAAGGATAAGATTGGCTTGAAACTGATGGTAGTGCCATTTGATTTAACCGATCCTTTCACATACGAAAAACAGATACATAACATCATCCATTGCCTTGATGTTAAGCCTGAAATCCAACCAATTTATAGATATGAATATGATTGGAAAGATAACACCATACCACTTGTGGCAGCTGAACCAACACCCCTCTATGTGCAAACAATGCTTGTGGGGTGCTATAGAAGCAAGGAACACTTGGAATGGATAAAACAAAATCGCCTATACAATATCCGACTGGGCGATAGAAATGGCGCAATATCCAAGTCTGGGCTAGTGGTTTCTGCATCAAGGTTGTTATTGTATGATTACAAGAATCCAAAGGAATATCAAATTTTTGAACTTGATTCATCAAATCACATCATAGCTAAAAATGATTTGATGAAATCTAAGGGGTATCCTGATTTGAAGCCTGATAGAGAATATCTGCTTTATGTGATTACTCAAGAAGTTGGGGTAAAACCTTATTTTGATGTTGAATCCCTTAGGCAGACTTATGCCCCTAAACTCAGGAAAGGTTCACCTTTCTTTGTTAATTTATAG